One Candidatus Woesearchaeota archaeon DNA segment encodes these proteins:
- a CDS encoding ParA family protein, translating to MRKICVINQKGGVAKTTTAVSIAAGLARQEKRVLLVDLDPQGNVAHSLTASKRLNLYDFLMGTCSHVDCTTALGKNLDIIHSDESLTKIDVHLAKQTNPSQVISKKFADVQDYDYLIFDCAPSLGMLNQNALLFSDEALIPVSTTYLSLTGLTYMVEAIKELNNHFNHDLKISHIVPTLHDRRNRTNRNMLAKLMEDYGQKVTNPVRVNSKLAEAPASGKSIFTYAPKSRGAEDYGEVVKTIVANEKQTSMRTASQPISMRVQQMMADVEIED from the coding sequence ATGAGGAAAATATGTGTTATTAATCAAAAGGGTGGTGTTGCAAAAACGACCACGGCAGTAAGTATTGCAGCAGGTCTTGCTCGTCAAGAAAAACGAGTGTTGCTTGTTGACTTAGATCCGCAAGGTAATGTTGCGCATTCGCTCACAGCAAGTAAACGTTTAAATTTGTATGATTTTTTAATGGGAACTTGTTCTCATGTTGATTGTACGACTGCTCTTGGAAAGAATTTAGATATTATTCATAGTGATGAATCATTAACCAAAATTGATGTGCATTTAGCAAAGCAAACCAATCCTTCTCAAGTGATTTCTAAAAAGTTTGCTGATGTGCAGGATTATGATTATCTTATTTTTGACTGCGCACCATCCTTAGGTATGCTTAATCAGAACGCATTGCTTTTTAGTGATGAAGCACTTATTCCAGTATCAACGACGTATCTTTCTTTAACTGGTTTAACGTATATGGTTGAAGCGATTAAAGAACTTAATAATCATTTTAATCATGATTTAAAGATTTCCCATATTGTGCCAACGTTGCATGATAGACGTAATCGAACGAACCGCAACATGCTTGCAAAGTTAATGGAAGATTATGGACAAAAAGTAACTAATCCTGTTCGGGTGAATTCAAAGCTTGCTGAAGCGCCTGCAAGTGGAAAATCAATTTTTACGTACGCGCCAAAAAGTCGTGGTGCTGAAGATTATGGGGAAGTTGTTAAGACCATTGTTGCTAATGAAAAACAAACTTCTATGCGAACAGCTTCACAACCAATTAGTATGCGTGTGCAGCAAATGATGGCTGATGTAGAAATCGAGGACTAA
- a CDS encoding valine--tRNA ligase produces MELPKKYSFKDIESKWKTYWKEKKIITFSKQGDNVYSADTPPPYVSGKMHMGHAISYSQGDFIMRFKRMKGFNVFFPFGTDDNGLPTERYIEKLKKLDSKKMAREDFVKVCSETVKEILPELVQPWIDLGISADFENAYSTIDDTSIKTSQLSFIDLHEKELVYRTSSPTVWCTKCQTAIAQAEFENIEKNSHFHDIAFHDEEGNELIIATTRPELIPACVGIFAHPEDKRYTHLKGKNAVVPILDYKVPIKFDESVALDKGTGLMMVCTFGDKEDVEKWHKYKLDLRVILDEKGMLNELAGPYKNLKILDARKQIVIDLEEKGFLKSSKQISHNTNVHERCGTEIEFLKTSQWFINVMDHKEKLIKAGDDINWYPTHMKTRYTHWVENLNWDWCISRQRHFGVPFPVWYEKDTGKPIIARKEDLPIYPMTHKPAWYAQETGKSNDNLIAEMDVMDTWATSSVSPQIALKWPDLSETEFKKVFPMTLRMQAHDIIRTWTFYTIVKGLYNNNTIPWKNIMVSGFVLDKHGKKMSKSKGNTIDPVKIIDLYGSDTVRYAASVVKLGEDQPFHDKYLETGKKFVTKIFNAAKFAHMHLEDYDGKALHVSKISSIDKWLVSKLNTTIHEADKALDTYEYAKARTIIERFFWDDLCDNYLEIVKDRLYKPELHGDDARYAGQMTLYHVLLNTLKLLAPYVPYITEEVFSWKFANDLNVKSIHTESWPTFSEELVFADEEAAGEVAKQIISFGRQEKNAAGVSQKHQFTSANYFGNKNLLELVKNDLDMTLSAGQIETSTITDSEEVKFEGTLAPKEEKKE; encoded by the coding sequence ATGGAACTACCCAAAAAGTATTCGTTTAAAGATATTGAAAGTAAGTGGAAAACATACTGGAAAGAAAAGAAAATAATTACTTTTTCCAAACAAGGCGATAATGTATATTCAGCAGATACACCGCCACCATACGTCAGCGGTAAAATGCACATGGGCCACGCCATATCTTATTCACAAGGAGATTTTATCATGCGATTTAAACGGATGAAAGGGTTTAATGTATTCTTTCCATTTGGAACCGATGATAATGGTCTACCAACAGAGCGATACATTGAGAAATTAAAAAAATTAGATTCTAAAAAGATGGCTCGGGAAGACTTCGTAAAAGTTTGTAGTGAAACAGTAAAAGAAATTTTACCAGAACTCGTACAACCATGGATTGACTTAGGAATCAGTGCAGACTTTGAAAACGCCTACTCCACTATTGATGACACCAGCATTAAAACATCACAATTATCATTTATTGATTTACATGAAAAAGAATTAGTGTATCGAACATCATCACCAACAGTATGGTGTACGAAATGTCAAACAGCAATAGCACAAGCAGAGTTTGAAAATATAGAAAAAAATTCCCATTTTCATGATATCGCCTTTCATGATGAAGAAGGCAACGAATTAATTATTGCAACCACACGACCAGAACTCATTCCTGCATGCGTTGGTATTTTTGCACATCCTGAAGATAAGCGATATACACATCTAAAAGGAAAAAATGCAGTTGTTCCAATTCTTGACTATAAGGTTCCTATTAAATTTGATGAAAGCGTAGCACTTGACAAAGGAACGGGTCTGATGATGGTCTGTACGTTTGGTGACAAAGAAGATGTTGAGAAATGGCATAAATACAAACTTGATTTACGAGTCATTCTTGATGAAAAAGGAATGCTTAATGAACTTGCAGGACCATACAAAAACCTCAAAATTTTAGATGCTCGAAAACAAATCGTTATAGATTTAGAAGAAAAAGGATTCTTAAAATCCAGTAAACAAATCAGCCACAATACAAACGTGCACGAACGATGCGGTACAGAAATTGAATTCCTCAAAACTTCACAATGGTTCATTAACGTTATGGATCATAAAGAAAAACTCATTAAAGCTGGTGATGACATTAATTGGTATCCAACACATATGAAAACACGATACACTCATTGGGTTGAAAACCTCAATTGGGACTGGTGTATTTCCAGGCAACGACATTTCGGCGTTCCATTCCCTGTCTGGTATGAAAAAGATACAGGCAAACCAATTATAGCGCGTAAAGAAGATCTTCCCATTTATCCCATGACACATAAACCAGCATGGTACGCTCAAGAAACAGGAAAAAGTAACGATAACTTAATTGCTGAAATGGATGTTATGGATACCTGGGCAACAAGCAGCGTGAGCCCACAAATTGCGCTCAAATGGCCAGATCTATCTGAAACAGAATTCAAAAAAGTTTTTCCTATGACACTTCGCATGCAAGCACATGATATTATTCGAACATGGACATTTTACACCATCGTTAAAGGATTGTATAACAATAACACAATTCCTTGGAAAAATATCATGGTCTCAGGATTTGTCCTTGATAAACACGGCAAGAAAATGAGTAAAAGCAAAGGCAACACTATTGACCCAGTAAAAATTATCGATCTATACGGTTCAGATACTGTTCGGTATGCAGCATCAGTTGTAAAACTTGGTGAAGATCAACCATTCCACGATAAATATCTAGAAACAGGGAAAAAATTTGTTACAAAAATCTTTAACGCTGCAAAATTTGCACACATGCATCTTGAAGATTACGATGGTAAAGCATTACATGTTTCTAAAATATCATCAATCGATAAATGGCTTGTTTCAAAATTAAATACAACAATTCATGAAGCAGACAAAGCATTAGATACATACGAATATGCAAAAGCAAGAACTATCATCGAACGATTTTTCTGGGATGACCTCTGCGATAATTATTTAGAAATTGTTAAAGATAGATTATACAAACCAGAACTTCATGGCGACGATGCGCGATATGCTGGGCAAATGACCTTGTATCATGTCCTGCTTAATACACTTAAGTTACTTGCACCCTATGTTCCATACATTACAGAAGAAGTTTTCTCCTGGAAATTTGCAAACGACCTTAACGTGAAAAGTATTCATACAGAAAGTTGGCCAACATTTAGTGAAGAGTTAGTGTTTGCTGATGAAGAGGCCGCAGGCGAAGTTGCAAAACAAATAATTTCATTTGGAAGGCAAGAAAAAAATGCTGCCGGAGTTAGTCAAAAACATCAATTCACTTCAGCAAATTATTTTGGAAATAAAAATTTACTTGAATTAGTTAAAAATGATTTAGATATGACATTAAGTGCTGGACAAATTGAAACAAGTACAATCACCGATTCTGAAGAAGTTAAGTTTGAAGGAACACTAGCACCAAAAGAAGAAAAAAAAGAGTAA